The genomic segment ATGGAGCTTTGGAGCATGCAAAAGAGTGTTTATAAAGAGCGGCGCACATTTTGACCGGATTAAAGCGCTGGTAACCGGCGAGCCGTGTAAATATCCTGCGAGTAGAATCGAAAGCTATTAAGCTTCGGTAGAAAATTTCAGGAGAACACCGGCAATCGTGATACGATCGGCGGCATGGATTTTTTATAGTATTATGATATGATGCCGGTATGGATCACGTATATTCGATACAAGAGATTACCGGCATTATCAAATCGCTTTTTGAGCAAAATTTTACCTCCCTCCGCATCGCGGGGGAGATTTCCAACTGCCGCCCTTCAAGCACCGGGCACCTCTATTTTACCCTAAAAGATGAAAAAGCCGCACTGCAAGCGGTTATGTTTAAAGGCCGAACATGGACGCTCGGCTTTGAGCCGAAAGACGGACTCAAGGTCATTGTATCAGGTTCGCTGTCGGTATATGAACAGCGTGGTTCGTATCAGATAATCGTTGAAACGATGGAGCTTGCCGGAGAAGGCGCTATCCTAAAAATGCTGGAAGAGCGGAAGCAGAAACTTGCGCGGGAAGGCCTTTTCGACCAAAGCAGAAAGCGCCCGCTGCCGTTTTTCCCGCTCCGTATCGCTGTGATTACCAGCCCAACGGGTGCCGCCTTGCGCGATATCCTCACGGTACTTTCGCGCAGGAACCGCACGGTAAGTGTTACCGTGCTTCCCGCTCCCGTGCAGGGAGCGGAGGCGGCGCCTGTGCTGGCACGGCAACTGGAAACCGCCAATCGGTATAAGCTTGGGGAGCTTATTATTATCGGAAGAGGCGGCGGCTCTTTGGAAGACCTGCTCCCCTTCTCCGATGAGGCAGTTGTCCGCGCGGTTGCCGCTTCGGACATTCCGGTTATCAGCGCAGTCGGGCACGAAATCGACTGGGCGCTTACCGACTTTGCTGCGGATGTACGCGCACCTACACCGTCTGCCGCTGCGGAGCTTGCCGTGCCGGTTTTGGACGAAATCACCGATACCATTACTCAAATACAGTCCGATATGCTGCACAATATCGGCCGTGCAGTGGAAAGGATTCGGCTTACGATTAAAGGTTTTACACCGGAGTCGCTTGAGATGAAATTCCGCCGCATTGAACAGCCGCTTTTGATGCGCCTAGACGATGCGAAAGAAAATCTGCTGTATACGATGCTGGCACGGCTGACCGACACAAAGCACCGGCTTGCTTTATTGAAACAAACCATTGAAGGTGCAAACCCGCAGGAAATACTCAACAGAGGCTATTCTATTGTTTACAACCGGCAGACGGGGCTTGTACTCCGCCGTGCGCAGGATGCAGTAGCTGCTCGCGAACTCCGCATTAGGCTCGCCGATGGTGAAATTGAAGCCTCTACCGAAGGATAACACTGATATCAATGCTGCATTATTTATAATAACCATTAGGACTATATCGCACCTTTGCTAAAAACTTGGTTCCTTTTAAAGGTTCTCCAATAATGAATTATATACCATACGGGAATTTGCCCTTTGGATTGAAGTGCTCGAACGTTTTGTCAGAAAGGAAGCGAGTCGCCGTATTCACGAAAGCGCATTCAGTGTTCTTGCTATGGAAAGCGAACCTACCGCTC from the Treponema medium genome contains:
- the xseA gene encoding exodeoxyribonuclease VII large subunit, with product MDHVYSIQEITGIIKSLFEQNFTSLRIAGEISNCRPSSTGHLYFTLKDEKAALQAVMFKGRTWTLGFEPKDGLKVIVSGSLSVYEQRGSYQIIVETMELAGEGAILKMLEERKQKLAREGLFDQSRKRPLPFFPLRIAVITSPTGAALRDILTVLSRRNRTVSVTVLPAPVQGAEAAPVLARQLETANRYKLGELIIIGRGGGSLEDLLPFSDEAVVRAVAASDIPVISAVGHEIDWALTDFAADVRAPTPSAAAELAVPVLDEITDTITQIQSDMLHNIGRAVERIRLTIKGFTPESLEMKFRRIEQPLLMRLDDAKENLLYTMLARLTDTKHRLALLKQTIEGANPQEILNRGYSIVYNRQTGLVLRRAQDAVAARELRIRLADGEIEASTEG